A single Lolium perenne isolate Kyuss_39 chromosome 6, Kyuss_2.0, whole genome shotgun sequence DNA region contains:
- the LOC127309481 gene encoding two-component response regulator ORR11, with product MSSFIGGVVGAVAVGAPVDGGASPLHILAVDDSSVDRAVISGILRSSRFRVTAVDSGKRALELLGSENNVSMIITDYWMPEMTGYELLKKVKESSRLKQIPVVIMSSENVPTRISRCLEEGAEDFLVKPVRRSDVSRVFNRVLP from the exons ATGTCGAGCTTCATCGGCGGCGTGGTGGGGGCGGTGGCAGTGGGGGCGCCGGTGGACGGGGGCGCGTCGCCGCTGCACATTCTCGCGGTGGACGACAGCTCCGTCGACCGCGCCGTCATCTCCGGCATCCTTCGCAGCTCTCGGTTCCGTG TGACGGCCGTGGATAGCGGGAAGAGGGCCTTGGAGCTGTTAGGATCG GAGAACAACGTGAGCATGATAATCACGGATTACTGGATGCCGGAGATGACGGGATACGAGCTCCTGAAGAAGGTCAAG GAGTCATCCAGGCTGAAGCAGATCCCCGTGGTGATCATGTCCTCGGAAAACGTGCCGACAAGAATCAGCAG GTGCTTGGAGGAAGGCGCGGAGGATTTCCTCGTGAAGCCCGTCAGGCGGTCTGACGTGTCCCGGGTGTTCAACCGCGTGCTCCCATGA